In Malassezia japonica chromosome 2, complete sequence, one DNA window encodes the following:
- a CDS encoding uncharacterized protein (MEROPS:MER0213315; COG:I; TransMembrane:1 (o20-43i); EggNog:ENOG503NUG6): MQEGAPSAHASIWKSPSFLLHQGLAVIASSIILLVVVAIGLAVRMSGMIPRWLARKPPRELNWEDPRKWQSEKLVKSPQYYARNCGFDIIDEQVETQDGYYLRMHRIICKDTQRASEGPGKGFPILIMHGLFQSSGSFITSEDRSMAFWFAAQGYQVYLGNNRAAYDMGHRLYSRYSPEFWDYNIRDLALYDLPAMVDYVRRNTGYTKIAYIGHSQGNATAFLALSRWFVPELGSKLSYFAALAPAVFAGPLTKRFPLTYMSRLDWRTWRRLFGVLDFTPLMKFSYDWTPAVPYAALGYQMFAYLFEWNDTNWLPRRKAKMFRFTPQPVSSATMFWWAGEGGFATRGALFDPDTQWYESHFPPLSLYGGGQDRLVLTQPLQEHLDEHEPDVHVLRVVIQPEAEVRWLD, encoded by the coding sequence ATGCAGGAGGgggcgccgtcggcacaCGCTTCGATCTGGAAATCGCCGTCGTTCCTCTTGCACCAGGGACTTGCTGTCATTGCCTCGTCCATTATCTTGCTTGTTGTGGTCGCGATTGGGCTTGCCGTGCGCATGTCGGGCATGATTCCTCGCTGGCTCGCACGCAAGCCCCCGCGCGAGCTCAATTGGGAGGATCCGCGCAAGTGGCAATCGGAAAAACTCGTCAAGAGCCCGCAATACTACGCACGCAACTGCGGCTTTGATATCATCGATGAACAGGTGGAAACGCAGGACGGGTACTATCTGCGGATGCATCGCATCATCTGCAAAGATACGCAGCGCGCAAGCGAGGGGCCGGGCAAGGGATTCCCGATCCTCATCATGCACGGCCTCTTTCAGTCCTCCGGCTCGTTTATTACCTCGGAGGATCGCAGCATGGCTTTTTGGTTCGCCGCACAGGGGTACCAAGTTTACCTTGGCAACAATCGCGCCGCCTATGATATGGGACACCGCCTCTACTCCCGGTACTCGCCGGAATTCTGGGACTATAATATCCGCGACTTGGCCTTGTACGATCTACCGGCCATGGTTGATTATGTCCGCCGCAACACGGGCTACACAAAAATCGCGTACATTGGCCACTCGCAGGGGAATGCAACGGCGTTCCTGGCCCTGTCGCGCTGGTTTGTGCCAGAGCTCGGCAGCAAACTGTCCTACTttgctgcgctcgcgccggccgtgttTGCGGGGCCGCTCACCAAGCGGTTCCCTTTGACGTACATGTCGCGCCTCGACTGGCGGACATGGCGCCGCCTGTTTGGTGTCTTGGACTTTACTCCGCTCATGAAATTCTCGTACGACTGGACGCCTGCTGTACCGTACGCTGCACTGGGATACCAAATGTTTGCCTACCTGTTTGAGTGGAACGATACAAACTGGTTGCCTCGGCGCAAGGCAAAAATGTTCCGATTTACCCCTCAGCCCGTGTCGTCTGCGACCATGTTCTGGTGGGCAGGCGAAGGTGGCTTTGCGACGCGTGGGGCGTTGTTCGATCCGGATACACAGTGGTACGAATCCCACTTCCCACCCCTCTCGCTGTACGGTGGGGGCCAGGATCGTCTTGTTTTGACGCAGCCTTTGCAAGAACATCTGGACGAACATGAGCCGGATGTGCACGTTTTGCGTGTGGTGATTCAGCCGGAAGCCGAGGTACGTTGGCTAGACTAA
- a CDS encoding uncharacterized protein (EggNog:ENOG503P91D; TransMembrane:1 (n4-15c22/23o231-253i); SECRETED:SignalP(1-22)) — protein MRGLVWIVIQLALLCAPALVCASDAPLMAFMSPRAQTNVLRAPAPGALAQRGPQVSADHAVKRLMHHCDSAGVPEMCGMDALVHLEVDSLDSKSFTKLMGNQPLSLRKRVLESQYQMVLPAMDQSESSFGESLLKAIHAQCSGWRTASRLADADAEQPTLFKISTSNLQEKESDITATLLELDEAYPSHVVVVSAAQPHMLNKRRIPVKPEQLQSHGKFLERYQLFNTTTVLSIGVASLLIFFSLIAVMMIAGTESPDKLGAKTGVSQEKKRQ, from the exons ATGCGTGGGCTCGTGTGGATTGTGATTCAGCTTGCGCTCCTGTGTGCGCCTGCACTCGTGTGCgcgagcgatgcgccgctcatGGCGTTCATGTCGCCACGTGCACAGACCAACGTTCTTCGCGCCCCGGCTCCGGGCGCcctcgcccagcgcggACCCCAAGTCTCGGCGGACCACGCGGTGAAGCGCCTGATGCACCACTGCGACTCGGCGGGTGTGCCGGAGATGTGCGGTAtggatgcgctcgtgcatCTCGAGGTCGACTCG CTCGACTCCAAATCGTTTACCAAGCTCATGGGCAACCAGCCCCTCTCGCTCCGgaagcgcgtgctcgagtcCCAATACCAGATGGTGCTCCCGGCCATGGACCAGAGCGAGTCGAGCTTCGGCGAGAGCCTCCTGAAGGCGATCCATGCGCAGTGCAGCGGatggcgcaccgcgtcgcgtctcgccgacgcggacgccgagcagccgACGCTGTTCAAGATTAGCACGAGCAACCTGCAGGAAAAGG AATCGGATATCACGGCtacgctcctcgagctcgacgaggcatACCCTTCGCACGTCGTCGTTGTgagcgctgcgcagccgcaCATGCTCAacaagcgccgcatcccGGTCAAGCCGGAGCAGCTGCAGTCGCACGGCAAGTTCCTGGAGCGGTACCAGCTCTTTAACACTACGACGGTGCTCTCGATCGGCGTTGCTTCGCTCCTGATCTTTTTCTCTTTGATCGCGGTGATGATGATCGCTGGCACCGAGTCGCCTGATAAGCTCGGCGCCAAGACGGGTGTCTCCCAGGAGAAGAAGCGCCAGTAG
- the MAM33 gene encoding Mitochondrial acidic protein mam33 (EggNog:ENOG503P2ZN; BUSCO:EOG0926577T; COG:C), with translation MSSIRAGLCRLPAVSRASLARGVRASAMRVPSAARVAAPSLRTFATTLRRSGQGESDAELAASLQQEISYEKEAAEAAGSQEHDPEWLTQFKSEGVWHIEDKSGSDEIALTREFGSENIRVLFSIGEIDTTDPTNELEQDEADQMTASGEDEFEGSFPVRCAINVTKANKGSLNIDAQAQDGQFMIENITFYKDDVLATELTSDADWQRRGLYMGPQFETLDENVQAQFESYLAERGIATGLALFIPNYAELKEQREYCSWLEHVKEFVEA, from the coding sequence ATGTCGAGTATCCGTGCCGGACTTTGCCGCCTGCCTGCTgtgtcgcgcgccagcCTTGCGCGTGGCGTGCGTGCCTCTGCTATGCGCgtgcccagcgccgcgcgggtcgctgcgccgtcgctgcgcaccttTGCCaccacgctgcgccgcagcggccaaggcgagtcggacgccgagctcgccgcgagcCTGCAGCAAGAAATCAGCTACGAGAaggaggccgccgaggcggccggTAGCCAGGAGCACGACCCCGAGTGGCTGACGCAATTCAAGTCCGAGGGCGTGTGGCACATCGAGGACAAGAGCGGTTCGGACGAAATTGCGCTGACGCGCGAGTTTGGCAGCGAGAACATCCGCGTGCTCTTTAGCATCGGCGAGATCGATACCACGGACCCTACCAACGAactcgagcaggacgaggcggaccaGATgaccgcctcgggcgaggacgagttCGAGGGCAGCTTCCCGGTTCGTTGCGCCATCAACGTCACCAAGGCGAACAAGGGCTCGCTCAACATCGACGCCCAGGCACAGGACGGCCAGTTTATGATTGAGAACATCACCTTCTACAAGGACGATGTGCTCGCCACCGAGCTCACCTCGGACGCTGACTggcagcgtcgcggcctCTACATGGGCCCCCAATTtgagacgctcgacgaaaACGTCCAGGCGCAGTTTGAGAGCTACCTGGCAGAGCGCGGCATTGCCACCGGTCTCGCGCTCTTCATTCCCAACTACGCCGAGCTTaaggagcagcgcgagtACTGCAGCTggctcgagcacgtcaaGGAGTTTGTCGAGGCATAA
- a CDS encoding protein disulfide-isomerase (SECRETED:SignalP(1-19); COG:O; TransMembrane:1 (n3-14c19/20o577-596i); EggNog:ENOG503NWMI) encodes MRLWQTLGWLACGVALVCGAPVAHESRFPEGRTLTETNFTLTQHGAWFAPTWAQLGEAKDALRLDPIAPVTLARINCLVSMDLCEQERVQFYPQLSLYQDGKQINSDIRNDGSFEVLSDYVDKVAEAYRLQKTGQSNATLPGVSSAASVASAASVASVASASEASASEASAAAVAAAAPVATTVPSLHPLPGLTKFGSASLPNEEALKAYLGKDQGQGMSFVKFFAPWCPHCKAMAESYAALAMSVKGQLNAIAVDCDKYSDVCSNYGITGFPTLRLYNNSEMIPFTGVRTKASMLRWLQEKGAYTALRSIRVQELDTELHRSRAEFLYLGSPTAPAEEKRWVDLAAIEYDHGALLYSTDPELLRRFPAPSRATGYNSVGSRILAFKEYQTQPSSALELNTLPADDADAARDKIVHWLQLHGHELLSEVDSTKLKATLDNDERQPIVLAVLGADTNDASALGAQVESVRQLAAAWAKQASSHVEDTPRFVWLDHERYPTLLQDKFRVDVQQVPQLFYFRPADHTMMPYTGATWPEQSTALAWLSAIQAGSVSGVSYGSVFDRTFASVRTSGSTAQSFLSAHPLLSLIVVVGVLLLIPRVRQAIRPVARGYRKLV; translated from the exons ATGAGGCTGTGGCAGACGTTGGGGTGGCTCGCCTGCGGTGTGGCCCTGGTCTGCGGTGCACCCGTTGCGCACGAAAGTCGGTTCCCTGAAGGGCGTACATTGACTGAAACGAACTTTACCTTGACGCAGCATGGCGCATGG TTTGCCCCGACCTgggcgcagctcggtgaGGCAAAAGACGCACTGCGTCTGGACCCCATTGCACCGgtcacgctcgcgcgcatcaACTGTCTGGTATCGATGGACCTGTGTGAGCAGGAGCGTGTACAGTTCTATCCCCAACTGAGCCTTTATCAAGACGGCAAGCAGATCAACTCGGATATCCGGAACGACGGCTCGTTCGAAGTGCTCTCTGACTATGTAGAcaaggtcgccgaggcgtaccGCCTGCAAAAAACCGGGCAGAGCAATGCGACGCTGCCTGGtgtgtcgagcgcggcgagcgtggcgagcgccgcgtccgtgGCGTCGGTCGCCTCTGCGTCGgaggcgtcggcgtcggaagcgtcggccgccgccgtggccgcggcggcgcctgtgGCCACGACCGTGCCATCGCTGCATCCTCTTCCCGGCCTGACCAAGTTCgggagcgcgtcgctgccgaacGAGGAAGCGCTCAAGGCGTacctcggcaaggaccAAGGCCAGGGCATGTCTTTTGTCAAGT TTTTCGCACCGTGGTGCCCGCACTGCAAGGCGATGGCCGAGTCGTACGCCGCGCTTGCGATGAGCGTCAAGGGGCAGCTGAATGCCATCGCCGTCGACTGCGACAAGTACAGCGACGTGTGCAGCAACTACGGGATCACCGGCTTCCCCACGCTGCGGCTTTACAACAATAGCGAGATGATTCCGTTCACTGGCGTGCGCACCAAGGCCAGTATGCTCCGCTGGCTCCAAGAAAAAGGCGCGTACACCGCGCTGCGTTCAATTCGtgtgcaggagctcgacacggagctgcaccgctcgcgcgccgagttCCTCTACCTCGGCTCGCCgactgcgccggccgaggAGAAGCGCTGGgtcgacctcgcggcgatcgagTACGACCACGGTGCGTTGCTCTATTCGACCGACCCCGAGCTTTTGCGCCGCTtccctgcgccgtcgcgcgccaccGGCTACAACAGCGTCGGCTCGCGCATCCTTGCATTCAAAGAGTACCAGACGCAGCCCTCgtccgcgctcgagctgaaCACGCTGCCTGCCGACGACGctgacgcggcgcgcgacaagATCGTGCACTGgctgcagctgcacggCCACGAGCTGCTCTCCGAGGTGGACAGCACGAAGCTCAAGGCGACTCTCGATaacgacgagcgccaaCCGATCGtgctcgcggtgctcggcgcagaCACGAacgacgcgagcgcgctgGGCGCACAGGTCGAGAGTGTCCGCCAGCTTGCTGCTGCGTGGGCCAAGCAGGCGTCGTCGCACGTCGAGGACACGCCGCGGTTCGTGTGGTTGGACCATGAACGCTACCCTACGCTGCTCCAGGACAAGTTCCGGGTGGACGTGCAGCAAGTCCCCCAGCTCTTTTACTTCCGCCCGGCGGACCACACGATGATGCCGTACACCGGTGCGACGTGGCCCGAGCAGAGCACCGCACTCGCATGGCTCAGTGCGATCCAGGCCGGCAGCGTGTCTGGCGTGTCCTACGGCTCGGTGTTTGACCGGACCTttgcgtcggtgcgcacgtCCGGCAGCACGGCGCAGTCGTTCCTGTCCGCGCACCCCCTGCTCTCGCTGATCGTTGTCGTCGGTGTGCTGCTGCTGATTCCGCGTGTGCGCCAGGCGATCCGTCCTGTGGCCCGAGGCTACCGAAAACTTGTGTAG
- a CDS encoding uncharacterized protein (COG:D; EggNog:ENOG503NW2M), with protein sequence MEGRASELAEVSANLDLEARIRDGAQNMLKMLDARGDENEALRSQIQRELSVAEAQLQALQARKDELQQRATKTSDTGNFLRPRAIRAVQGLEDLNTGELHFAPSTPELDEEQARVRKLLPALAHVLTQLTTDAGLRAAPGAPPVPPARRVTRAQIDVLSFMSSMLRAHSLLCVDLDMDVPPLLPLLLELIGQGANDRVRAYGLRLLRYMLHDGLVQRLAEHHRSALGLFVTRALAREEAQSFEREQALKLVRALALWDAQSTKRTHLLSEGIVRALVAIAHEPEDVLHSAVIETLAEWAMLDAPLLARTLAYAPLWRAVCEMPPQRSKALVRCLMGLLERPETRQFVCAGTDLAGVLAGFTNVPTTAQEHYEQRLQTTEQVTLCLLTSWEGLLYLCMNDCAALRTIVSALHLNQPRIQSRILATLIALFLSTSPKKRPEDGHDARARPPPIPGPALREQYLGLVLVLLLDAGLMDALVSIVRASDELRPVASHLMRLVLNLARRVLPDTSAHLHAFPDLVRLACDSKSEPLESQLAAKTALLSIDRVESHLPFGSVDVMQHQQQYLSDVRTHLDATIDDQQFRALIRDSLVMATKEHIAWNVGALHELLDGPLLNARRFEEALTSTKLIRRLLSFYRPFSFRYSGLQASAKNEQWTALGRKYFRVLLLHPDGVRFLSEDRFLSEVREAFDQLVVHTPDPLFSGRHMHRTLVSGYFDFLQIFSESVSGLELLRHARIFTPLLALCSMDDHASLVVEMLLQTFDYAHDAPTRLVLRRALTAGTAQVRLSATVRASHFLWLDGEPQEWAVDMLLSQLYDVAPQVRRLAVQLVQQASAHPAMLRCVMAQRPLIDLLSDEDESMLLRFLSQPSGFDHLFGESYVAEQAHIWYTRQNTAYVADAEHALAHSLEADAPPLPIHLYSQLVATEAGCAYLAELGHVPALAAQINDGCSAEDMLDCKAALWALGHIGTSDAGVALLEEHDVIDAILALASSASVVSIPPVESAPEPPAPKLVPSTDVHEAQIYTMMASLGNAVVTGTAWRALARVYEEHPERFRSVSLFSRAVHLMDHFALRLAVRRHIWNVLEQIPLSLALVGEMEHTHAELVVPITPEPSSAPPKPRAPRRGAYLYPVPVRPGAQESAADETLGQQPASVQHGASRMPGSTTRAAWPLRVTGFAPHA encoded by the exons ATGGAAGGACGCGCGAGCGAG TTGGCCGAGGTCTCGGCAaacctcgacctcgaggcgcgcattcGTGATGGTGCGCAAAACATGCTCAAGATGCTTGACGCGCGGGGGGACGAGAACGAGGCGCTACGCAGCCAGATTCAGCGAGAGCtgagcgtcgccgaggcgcagctccaggCACTCCAGGCACGGAAGGatgagctgcagcagcgcgcgacCAAGA CGTCCGACACGGGCAATTTCCTGCGGCCGCGTGCCATCCGCGCCGTCCAGGGGCTCGAAGACTTGAACACGGGCGAGCTGCACTttgcgccgagcacgcccgagctcgacgaggaacAAGCGCGCGTTCGGAAACTGCTTCCGGCCCTCGCACACGTTCTCACGCAGCTCACCACCGATGCGGGGCTGCGGGCAGCacccggcgcgccgcccgtaccaccggcgcgccgcgtgacGCGCGCGCAGATCGACGTGCTGTCGTTCATGTCGAGCATGTTGCGTGCGCACTCGCTCCTGTGCGTGGACTTAGATATGGACGTGCCGCCTCTGCTGCCGCT CCTCTTGGAACTGATTGGACAAGGTGCGAATGACCGGGTACGAGCGTATGGACTGCGCCTGCTACGCTACATGCTGCACGACGGgctggtgcagcgcctcgccgagcaccaccgcagtgcgctcggccttttTGTAACGCGCGCATTGGCGCGGGAAGAGGCACAGAGcttcgagcgcgagcaggcaCTGAAACTCGTACGTGCGCTGGCTCTGTGGGACGCACAAAGCACCAAGCGTACGCACCTCCTATCGGAAGGGATCGTACGCGCGCTGGTCGCCATTGCGCACGAGCCTGAGGACGTGCTGCACTCGGCTGTGATCGAGACACTAGCAGAATGGgcgatgctcgacgcgccgctcctcgcaCGCACACTGGCCTATGCGCCGCTGTGGCGCGCGGTGTGTGAAatgccgccgcagcgctccAAGGCCCTGGTGCGGTGCTTGATGGGGCTGCTGGAGCGCCCCGAGACGCGGCAGTTTGTGTGTGCGGGCACGGACCTCGCCGGGGTGCTTGCGGGCTTTACCAACGTCCCGACCACCGCCCAGGAGCACTATGAACAGCGGCTACAAACCACCGAGCAGGTCACGCTGTGCCTGCTCACTTCCTGGGAGGGTCTGCTGTACTTGTGCATGAACGACTGTGCGGCACTGCGCACCATCGTGTCTGCATTGCACCTAAACCAGCCGCGGATCCAGTCGCGGatcctcgcgacgctcatTGCGCTCTTCCTCTCGACCTCGCCCAAGAAGCGGCCAGAGGACGGGCACGACGCAcgggcgcggccgccgccgattccggggccggcgctgcgtgagcagTACCTGGGCCTGGTCCTGGTCctgctgctcgatgcgGGCCTGATGGACGCGTTGGTCAGCATTGTGCGTGCctcggacgagctgcggccGGTTGCGAGCCACCTcatgcgcctcgtcctAAACCTCGCACGCCGTGTCTTGCCGGATACGAGTGCGCATCTGCACGCCTTCCCCGACCTGGTGCGCCTTGCATGTGACAGCAAAtccgagccgctcgagaGCCAGCTTGCGGCCAAGACGGCGCTCCTGTCGatcgaccgcgtcgagtCGCACCTGCCGTTTGGCTCCGTGGACGTGATGCAGCACCAGCAGCAATACTtgagcgacgtgcgcacgcaccttGATGCAACGATCGACGATCAGCAGTTCCGTGCGCTGATCCGCGACTCGCTCGTGATGGCGACCAAAGAGCACATTGCGTGGAACGTAGGCGCGCTCCACGAGCTCTTGGACGGACCACTGCTCAACGCCCGACGGTTCGAAGAGGCGCTCACCAGCACCAAGCTGATCCGCCGCCTCCTCTCGTTCTACCGCCCATTCTCGTTCCGGTACTCGGGCCTGCAGGCCAGTGCAAAGAACGAGCAGTGGACGGCGCTTGGGCGCAAGTACTTCCGCGTGCTCCTACTGCATCCGGATGGCGTGCGTTTCCTGAGTGAAGATCGCTTCTtgagcgaggtgcgcgaggcgtttgATCAGCTCGTGGTACACACGCCGGACCCCCTCTTTTCGGGGCGCCACATGCACCGGACCTTGGTCAGCGGATACTTTGATTTTTTGCAGATCTTTTCCGAGAGCGTGTCAggtctcgagctgctgcgccacgcCCGCATTTTTACGCCGCTGCTGGCGCTGTGCAGCATGGACGACCATGCGTCCTTGGTCGTCGAGATGCTCCTACAGACGTTCGACTatgcgcacgacgcccCGACGCGTCTTGTCCTCCGCCGCGCACTCACTGCGGGgacggcgcaggtgcgcctCTCAGCCAcggtgcgtgcgtcgcacTTTTTGTGGCTGGACGGCGAGCCGCAGGAATGGGCCGTGGACATGCTCTTGTCACAGCTGTACGATGTCGCACCCCAAGTCCGtcggctcgccgtgcagctcgtACAGCAGGCGAGTGCACATCCGGCCatgctgcgctgcgtcatggcgcagcgcccgcTCATCGACTTgctgagcgacgaggacgaaaGTATGCTCCTCCGTTTCCTGTCGCAGCCCAGCGGATTCGACCACCTCTTTGGGGAATCTTACGTCGCTGAGCAGGCGCATATTTGGTATACCCGCCAGAACACGGCGTATGTCGCAGACGCCGAGCATGCTTTGGCTCATTCcctcgaggcggatgcGCCTCCGCTGCCCATCCACCTCTACTCCCAGCTTGTTGCGACCGAGGCAGGGTGCGCCTACCTCGCCGAACTAGGCCATGTGCCTGCACTCGCCGCACAGATCAACGACGGCTGCAGTGCAGAAGACATGCTGGATTGCAAAGCCGCCCTCTGGGCTCTG GGTCATATAGGCACGTCGgacgccggcgtcgcgctcctcgaagAGCACGATGTGATCGATGCGATCCTGGCACttgcctcgagcgcctcggtcgtgtCG ATACCCCCTGTGGAAAGTGCCCCCgagccgcctgcgccgaagCTCGTACCTTCGACCGACGTGCACGAAGCACAGATCTACACCATGATGGCCAGTCTCGGGAATGCCGTCGTGACAGGCACGGCGTGGCGTGCTTTGGCCAGGGTGTACGAAGAACACCCCGAGCGATTCCGAAGCGTCTCGCTCTTTAGCCGTGCTGTGCATCTCATGGACCactttgcgctgcgcctcgccgtgcggcggcatATCTGGAATGTCCTCGAGCAGATTCCCCTCTCCCTCGCACTCGTGGGCGAGATGGAGCATACCCACGCAGAACTTGTGGTTCCCATCACACCTGAGCCTAGTTCAGCGCCGCCcaagccgcgcgcgccacgccgcggtGCCTACCTTTATCCTGTTCCTGTCCGGCCCGGCGCGCAAGAGTCTGCAGCGGATGAGACACTGGGTCAGCAGCCCGCCTCGGTCCAGcacggcgcatcgcgcatGCCAGGCAgcacgacacgcgccgcctggccgTTGCGTGTCACCGGGTTTGCTCCGCACGCGTAA
- the COA1 gene encoding cytochrome oxidase assembly protein 1 (EggNog:ENOG503P37B; COG:S; BUSCO:EOG09265LIB; TransMembrane:1 (o60-79i)), with amino-acid sequence MASWMWNGTVPRIARMPVLRASRYASMRPMSTRPTQPGRWEPHVTRVKSPIPKLPNNKPYVIVGGLSLVVFWYVFSSYLNNKERVGSSVLRMVTQTIKDSQDVHALLGEPVHLKRSYLGDPWIEGIVNPLKGKVDMSFPIEGPRGTATVYFTSVRKHKTDAFEVLRFLIVPEGDASRAVSLLAPGLGASLAEG; translated from the exons ATGGCGAGCTGGATGTGGAACGGCAcggtgccgcgcatcgcgcggaTGCCTGTGCTCCGTGCGAGTCGATATGCCTCTATGCGCCCCATGTCGACGCGCCCTACTCAGCCTGGGCGCTGGGAGCCGCACGTTACGCGCGTAAAGTCGCCAATCCCGAAGCTCCCG AATAACAAGCCGTACGTGATCGTGGGCGGCTTGTCGCTCGTGGTGTTCTGGTATGTCTTTTCGTCCTACCTCAACAACAAGGAGCGTGTGGGCTCTTCGGTCCTGCGCATGGTTACGCAGACGATCAAAGACTCCCAGGACGTGCACGCTCTGCTTGGTGAGCCGGTACACCTGAAGCGCAGCTACTTGGGCGATCCCTGGATCGAGGGCATCGTCAACCCCCTCAAGGGCAAGGTCGATATGTCCTTCCCGATCGAGGGCCCGCGAGGCACTGCAACCGTGTATTTCACGTCGGTGCGCAAGCATAAGACGGATGCCTTCGAAGTGCTTCGCTTCCTCATTGTGCCCGAGGGTGACGCGAGCCGTGCCGTCTCGCTGCTGGCCCCTGGCCTCGGCGCAAGCTTGGCAGAAGGATAG
- a CDS encoding uncharacterized protein (SECRETED:SignalP(1-20); EggNog:ENOG503P0TS; TransMembrane:1 (n7-15c20/21o392-412i)) — translation MILPIRSLVSILALATFANGAIVYRGYKAGSPEEMARHGLLPRQASTGGAASSAAALNDAPNDSPKFDFGTPDPNYPGVVAQSKNGPTNPDKPSLNTTINQTSISRLASVNSVDDWCTFGPKDNSKELGDVEQETVAYCTKARNGARVIPDGTVTAAHFVKTPLYVQIMALGDFTKINFKPGDTGGELDPHGATEKGNPVGGNVTSNISGKDVFYEEWMNYVGHNIMCFRVCIAGSDKAPPTTECQHTLDEVGCMWVMPGDYTPDVFDTCEADPAYPPGVFVSGGSSSTFQQYGTGVWTSNGVQKTYTNGDKDAKTPTAAQSQPSSSNCSKVSSISNGIKDIIPTSSASSGSGSGGSGGSGGSGSGSGSGSGSKSGSGSGSGSGGSNGGFTLAPALAPVGAVFAAFVAGAFLL, via the coding sequence ATGATTCTTCCCATTCGTTCGCTCGTGAGCATCCTCGCTCTTGCGACTTTTGCCAATGGTGCCATTGTTTACCGTGGCTACAAGGCTGGCTCGCCTGAGGAAATGGCGCGCCACGGTCTCCTTCCGCGCCAGGcctcgaccggcggcgctgcctcGAGCGCTGCTGCCCTGAACGACGCGCCGAATGACTCGCCCAAGTTCGACTTTGGTACGCCCGACCCCAACTACCCGGGTGTTGTTGCCCAGAGCAAGAACGGCCCCACCAACCCGGACAAGCCCAGCTTGAACACCACGATCAACCAGACCTCGATCTCGCGTCTGGCCTCGGTTAACAGTGTTGATGACTGGTGCACTTTCGGCCCTAAGGACAACAGCAAGGAGCTGGGTGACGTTGAGCAGGAGACCGTCGCGTACTGTACCAAGGCGCGTAACGGTGCCCGTGTTATCCCCGACGGCACTGTTACCGCTGCTCACTTTGTCAAGACTCCGCTTTATGTCCAGATTATGGCCCTCGGTGACTTTACCAAGATCAACTTCAAACCTGGTGACACGGGTGGTGAGCTTGACCCCCACGGTGCTACCGAGAAGGGCAACCCCGTCGGTGGTAACGTTACCTCGAACATCAGCGGCAAGGACGTCTTCTACGAGGAGTGGATGAACTACGTTGGTCACAACATCATGTGCTTCCGTGTTTGCATTGCTGGCTCGGACAAGGCCCCGCCCACGACGGAGTGCCAGCACACCCTGGACGAGGTTGGCTGCATGTGGGTCATGCCCGGTGACTACACCCCTGACGTGTTCGACACTTGCGAGGCCGACCCTGCTTACCCCCCTGGTGTCTTTGTCTccggcggctcgtcctcgacTTTCCAGCAATACGGCACTGGTGTATGGACCAGCAACGGTGTGCAGAAGACCTACACCAACGGTGACAAGGACGCCAAGACGCCCACTGCTGCCCAGTCGCAGCCCAGCTCGTCGAACTGCTCCAAGGTGTCGTCGATCTCGAACGGCATTAAGGACATCATCCCGACTTCTTCGGCCTCGTctggctcgggctcgggcggctcgggcggctcgggcggctcTGGCTctggctcgggctcgggctcgggctcgaaGTCGGGCTCTGGCTCTGGCTCTGGCTCGGGTGGCTCGAACGGTGGCTTCACGCTCGCCCCCGCGCTTGCCCCGGTCGGTGCAGTCTTTGCGGCCTTTGTCGCTGGCGCCTTCCTGCTCTAA